CGCTTTACCCCCATGAGCTGGTCTTCATGGAAGCTTAACTTATAAATATCGGGCATCTCTAGCTGCCTCCAGAAGTTATAATCATAACGCTTATCCAGTGCATTCATGATCAGGACCATGATATTACCGTGAGTTGCGACGGCGATCGTATTGCCTTTGTATTGGTGTAATACTCTATAGAGTGCTTGTACGCCTCTCTTCTGGGCCACAAGATTGGATTCTCCTCCGGGCCAGGCAAAGGAAACGTCCTCCCATACTTTAGCCATTGCATGTCCGAAGTCGGTCATAGGTTCTGCTGACAACACTCTTTCTTTAAAATCATCTTCGATGATAATGGGAGTCCCAAGCGCTTCCTCAAGTCCTTCAATAGTCTGAATTGCCCGTTTGTAAGGGCTTGAGATCAGAATATTAATCTTCTCATTGAGGAGTAGTTCAGTAACTCTCAGCGCGTCAGCCTTTCCATTCTCGGATAAAGGTCTGTTTAATTCATCGGTAGAATATGTAGAATGGGCATGTCTTACG
This region of Paenibacillus sp. FSL K6-1096 genomic DNA includes:
- a CDS encoding histidine phosphatase family protein, giving the protein MNTTLYFVRHAHSTYSTDELNRPLSENGKADALRVTELLLNEKINILISSPYKRAIQTIEGLEEALGTPIIIEDDFKERVLSAEPMTDFGHAMAKVWEDVSFAWPGGESNLVAQKRGVQALYRVLHQYKGNTIAVATHGNIMVLIMNALDKRYDYNFWRQLEMPDIYKLSFHEDQLMGVKRIWRP